One segment of Thermosynechococcus sp. HN-54 DNA contains the following:
- a CDS encoding methyl-accepting chemotaxis protein, whose amino-acid sequence MTSLANSTPTTSLSDRYFNAILTQDIPTLRALLEEEPTDRLLQLSLATALEQAGEIGAAEALYQAIADADQGIFGQSARNALALLQGSPTVQPIPAPPPPSPPPVPTPIPLGRGQIKQLRQGLHTLEAWLGQLHQQQWDTPLPEFSDPQLAAIGQGIAALVAQLQQQQDQIQTLETQRQAEIQRQRQERMKMQEAVINLLLDIEGAQRGDLTVRAKVDEGEMGSIADAFNATVRSLRQIVVQVQTAANQVQAAAQTTQEAIAGLVAGATQQAADIDRSVEAVERMATSVQAVANSAQEAAAIAAEGLTAAQLGDATMDTTVESMENIRLSVADTAKKMKRLAESSQEISKIINIISSISEKTNLLAFNASIEAARAGEHGQGFRVVADEVRRLAERVTDSARDIEQLVTGIQQETAEVLQEMEGSTAQVVKGTQLVSQTKATLQGLARLNQQIDSRLQMISERTASQTSTAAEVTQIMQGVAQMAQTTTSAAAAVVDAMESLVAVAAELQASVSRFRVDA is encoded by the coding sequence ATGACCTCCCTTGCGAATTCTACCCCCACCACCTCCCTGAGCGATCGCTACTTCAATGCCATTCTCACTCAGGATATCCCGACCCTGCGTGCTCTGCTTGAGGAGGAGCCAACGGATCGTTTGCTACAGTTATCCTTGGCCACCGCTTTAGAGCAAGCCGGTGAGATTGGCGCCGCTGAAGCCCTCTATCAGGCGATCGCCGATGCGGATCAGGGAATTTTTGGCCAAAGTGCCCGCAATGCCTTGGCTTTGTTGCAGGGAAGCCCTACTGTCCAACCGATACCAGCCCCCCCGCCGCCGAGTCCTCCGCCTGTGCCGACGCCCATCCCCTTGGGGCGTGGCCAAATCAAACAGCTGCGGCAAGGGTTGCATACGCTAGAGGCTTGGCTTGGACAACTCCATCAGCAACAGTGGGACACACCCTTGCCCGAGTTCAGCGATCCCCAACTAGCAGCCATTGGCCAAGGGATTGCTGCCTTGGTGGCGCAACTGCAACAGCAGCAAGACCAGATCCAAACTCTTGAAACCCAACGCCAAGCAGAGATACAGCGGCAGCGCCAAGAGCGGATGAAAATGCAGGAGGCGGTAATTAACCTACTGTTGGATATTGAAGGGGCACAGCGGGGAGACCTCACCGTCCGCGCCAAGGTGGACGAAGGGGAAATGGGATCCATTGCCGATGCCTTCAATGCCACGGTACGCAGTTTGCGGCAAATTGTCGTGCAAGTCCAGACCGCTGCCAACCAAGTCCAGGCCGCTGCCCAAACCACCCAAGAGGCGATCGCCGGACTTGTGGCAGGGGCAACCCAGCAAGCTGCCGACATTGATCGCAGCGTAGAAGCGGTTGAGAGGATGGCCACCTCAGTGCAAGCAGTCGCCAATTCTGCCCAAGAAGCAGCCGCGATCGCCGCGGAGGGGTTGACGGCAGCCCAATTGGGGGATGCAACCATGGACACCACCGTGGAGAGTATGGAAAATATCCGCCTCAGTGTGGCCGACACCGCCAAGAAAATGAAACGCCTCGCTGAATCCTCCCAAGAGATCTCCAAAATCATCAACATCATCTCCAGCATCTCTGAGAAAACCAACCTTTTGGCCTTTAATGCCTCGATTGAAGCCGCACGCGCCGGGGAACATGGCCAAGGCTTTCGGGTGGTGGCCGATGAGGTGCGCCGCTTGGCCGAGCGGGTGACCGATTCAGCGCGGGATATTGAGCAGTTGGTGACGGGGATTCAGCAGGAGACGGCTGAGGTGCTTCAGGAAATGGAGGGCAGTACGGCGCAGGTGGTCAAGGGCACCCAGTTGGTGAGTCAAACCAAAGCAACATTACAGGGACTCGCTCGCCTCAACCAGCAGATTGATTCACGGCTGCAAATGATTTCTGAGCGTACTGCTTCCCAAACGTCCACGGCCGCAGAAGTGACGCAGATTATGCAGGGGGTTGCCCAGATGGCACAAACAACAACTTCAGCCGCTGCTGCTGTGGTGGATGCTATGGAAAGCCTAGTGGCTGTTGCCGCAGAACTGCAAGCCTCTGTATCGCGGTTCCGTGTGGATGCTTAA
- a CDS encoding chemotaxis protein CheW, producing the protein MSTPAIQEYFHVELPRRVNVAIPLEQTAEVFSLEPRDICLMPGVSAALLGISNQRGRLLWMLDLLQLLGVQHDWGRSPHQRWTALVMRDTDRSSPRQLACVVSQLRGIIHVPPEKQQPVPQRLQRQVQQYLQGFVQFDRVPILLLNVEAIFASIARSPSSAL; encoded by the coding sequence GTGAGTACGCCGGCAATTCAAGAATACTTTCATGTGGAGCTTCCCCGACGGGTGAATGTAGCGATTCCCCTTGAGCAAACCGCTGAGGTCTTTAGCCTAGAGCCACGGGATATTTGTCTGATGCCGGGGGTTTCAGCTGCCCTTTTGGGCATTAGTAACCAGCGGGGGCGGTTATTATGGATGCTCGACCTATTGCAATTGCTGGGGGTGCAGCATGATTGGGGGCGATCGCCCCACCAACGTTGGACGGCACTAGTCATGCGAGACACGGACAGATCATCGCCGCGTCAACTCGCCTGTGTCGTCAGTCAACTGCGGGGGATCATCCATGTTCCGCCCGAAAAGCAGCAGCCCGTGCCCCAGCGACTTCAACGGCAGGTGCAGCAGTACTTGCAGGGGTTTGTGCAGTTTGATCGTGTACCGATTTTACTATTGAATGTTGAGGCCATTTTTGCAAGTATAGCCCGTTCACCCTCCTCTGCCCTATGA